The proteins below are encoded in one region of Triticum aestivum cultivar Chinese Spring chromosome 1B, IWGSC CS RefSeq v2.1, whole genome shotgun sequence:
- the LOC123092653 gene encoding uncharacterized protein: MASSALRRSLPRRGSLRRLLPSHPPPAATSSFRRSFQSEEGAAGESTEDFEKRMLGNQREPDDNSFFGKLDGFGNSFGRRHGTGSGMGAFSQQGGMGNLFGERSSHGIMDGFDSLNDGMNEKLDDAARTFHMTDEVEDDDYDFRPDVNYRRGSTYNVLDLDLTRPAAPRNPPRPQFETSTKEVLRKADFRNVRFLANFITEAGIIIKRNQTKISAKAQRKVAREIKTARVLGLMPFTTMGKRPFIFGRSAEEDASEEEYGYEFVQKDAGPEDTVGDAVPDLETA; encoded by the exons ATGGCGAGCTCGGCGCTGAGGCGATCTCTTCCGCGGCGCGGATCGCTCCGGCGCCTCCTCccttcccacccaccacccgccGCCACCTCCTCGTTCCGTCGCTCCTTCCAGTCCG AAGAGGGCGCGGCGGGCGAGAGCACGGAGGACTTTGAAAAGCGGATGCTTGGAAACCAGAGGGAGCCAGATGACAACTCATTCTTCGGAAAGCTCGATGGGTTTGGGAACTCCTTCGGAAGAAGACATGGCACAGGCTCTGGGATGGGTGCCTTCAGTCAGCAGGGTGGGATGGGTAACTTATTTGGTGAGAGGAGTAGTCATGGGATCATGGATGGTTTCGACTCCTTGAACGATGGCATGAACGAGAAGCTGGACGACGCGGCCCGCACCTTTCACATGACGGATGAGGTTGAGGACGATGACTATGATTTCAGGCCAGATGTGAATTACAGGCGAGGCTCGACTTACAATGTCCTG GATCTTGACCTGACAAGACCTGCAGCCCCAAGGAATCCTCCTAGACCTCAGTTTGAAACTTCTACAAAGGAAGTTTTAAGGAAAGCTGATTTTAGG AATGTTAGATTCCTCGCCAACTTTATTACAGAGGCTGGCATTATCATCAAGAGGAATCAG ACCAAGATAAGTGCGAAAGCTCAGCGCAAGGTGGCGAGAGAGATTAAAACAGCGCGTGTACTGGGGCTGATGCCTTTCACGACGATGGGCAAGAGGCCATTCATCTTTGGCAGAAGTGCGGAGGAGGATGCTTCAGAAGAGGAATATGGGTATGAATTCGTCCAGAAGGATGCTGGGCCTGAGGACACTGTTGGAGATGCTGTGCCCGATTTGGAGACTGCGTAA